CTTTTAATCGCGTTGAGTAGTATCTCACATACTTCACCAGCACCATATAATAGAATGTTTTTGAAACCTTTACTCTCGATTTGAATTAGAAAGCTTTCAATGTTTTCTTTTGCTGAGTTATAGAGTTTTTGAGATGCGTTTAAGTAACTAATATTTAATACCTTGATTCTTTCACTACCCTTTTTCGTGATAAAATACTCTACATTTTTGGTAGAGTGTTTTTGTCTTTTAATGAGTTTATCTTTTTCGTATGTATCTAAATACTCATTGATCATACTAACCGCAATCCCAATCGCTTGGCTCATCTCACGCTGCGTGATATGGGAGTTCTTTTCGATCATGTCTAAGATCATATATTCTTTATAAAGAATCGTCGGTTTAAAAAAACTATTATCGCTCAAATGAAAGTCCTCCATTGTTCGC
Above is a genomic segment from bacterium containing:
- a CDS encoding winged helix-turn-helix transcriptional regulator, whose amino-acid sequence is MSDNSFFKPTILYKEYMILDMIEKNSHITQREMSQAIGIAVSMINEYLDTYEKDKLIKRQKHSTKNVEYFITKKGSERIKVLNISYLNASQKLYNSAKENIESFLIQIESKGFKNILLYGAGEVCEILLNAIKSSKVVSIKAQAIIDDSIDKIGHRIGSTPIISKDSISNYEHDGILISSYTNNESIFNKLMQFGYSKDKIIQFFSL